Proteins from a genomic interval of Pseudomonas silesiensis:
- a CDS encoding MFS transporter, giving the protein MVTRESSRGLLLGMPVCLIWGYVAIALFMTGDGIELAFLSRYIVDLGFTPTQASLLFTVYGLLAALSSWSSGVLAETFGPRRIMLVGVVAWLVFHALFLTFGLSAQNYPLMVLFYGIRGLAYPLFIYAFLVWIAQVTPGARLASAMGWYWTMYSIGIGFLGTYLPSLSISRIGFIGTLWMATFWVALAAVLIVFMVKDRGAPREDTPALLVERLRELSRGVTILFDQRSILITAIVRIICNLTLFGFPVIMPLYLTSAEIGFTMEQWLHLWGVMFIVTIFTNVIWGWVGDRIGWLRQMRWFGCVGCALATLAFYYLPLMYGAHFELAIVAAVALGICVSAFVPMGAVFLAISPERQGAAISAHNLAAGLSNFMGPAIATLTISWLGVQGVVWVYASLYLLGAVLTCFIRVEQPKLGAEAEPVPHFPTRPDAGQAI; this is encoded by the coding sequence ATGGTCACTCGCGAATCGTCTCGAGGATTGCTGCTGGGCATGCCTGTGTGTCTGATATGGGGTTACGTTGCCATTGCTCTATTCATGACAGGGGACGGCATTGAGCTGGCTTTCCTGTCGCGCTACATCGTCGACCTCGGTTTCACCCCGACCCAGGCTTCCTTGCTGTTCACCGTGTACGGCCTGCTCGCAGCCTTGTCCAGCTGGAGCTCCGGTGTGCTGGCCGAGACGTTCGGCCCGCGGCGGATCATGTTGGTCGGCGTCGTGGCCTGGCTGGTCTTCCATGCATTGTTTCTGACGTTCGGCCTGAGCGCGCAGAACTACCCCTTGATGGTGCTGTTCTACGGCATTCGCGGGCTTGCCTACCCTTTGTTCATCTATGCGTTCCTGGTCTGGATTGCCCAGGTGACGCCCGGTGCGCGCCTGGCTTCGGCGATGGGCTGGTACTGGACAATGTACTCCATTGGTATCGGTTTTCTCGGGACGTACCTGCCGAGCCTGAGCATCTCGCGGATCGGTTTTATCGGCACGCTGTGGATGGCGACTTTCTGGGTCGCGCTGGCGGCGGTGCTGATTGTGTTCATGGTCAAGGATCGCGGCGCGCCACGGGAGGACACGCCTGCACTGCTCGTCGAACGTTTGCGCGAGTTGAGCCGAGGGGTCACGATCCTGTTCGATCAACGCAGCATTCTGATCACCGCCATCGTGCGCATCATCTGCAACCTGACGCTGTTCGGTTTCCCGGTCATCATGCCGCTGTACCTGACGTCGGCCGAGATCGGGTTCACCATGGAGCAATGGTTGCACCTGTGGGGGGTGATGTTCATCGTGACCATTTTCACCAATGTGATCTGGGGCTGGGTCGGTGACCGGATCGGCTGGCTGCGGCAGATGCGCTGGTTCGGTTGTGTCGGCTGCGCGCTGGCGACCCTGGCGTTTTATTACTTGCCGCTGATGTATGGCGCCCACTTCGAACTGGCCATCGTCGCCGCGGTGGCACTGGGGATTTGCGTCTCGGCGTTCGTGCCCATGGGCGCGGTCTTTCTCGCGATTTCCCCGGAGCGACAGGGAGCGGCCATTTCCGCCCACAACCTGGCCGCCGGGCTGTCGAATTTCATGGGGCCGGCGATTGCGACCCTGACGATTTCCTGGCTGGGGGTGCAAGGGGTGGTGTGGGTCTATGCATCGCTGTACCTGTTGGGCGCGGTGTTGACCTGTTTCATTCGGGTCGAGCAACCGAAACTCGGGGCCGAGGCCGAACCCGTTCCGCATTTTCCGACCCGGCCCGATGCTGGACAAGCCATCTGA
- a CDS encoding anti-virulence regulator CigR family protein — protein sequence MFRSRSLITAITCLALVSASVPALADPDNGKGQGNGKGKPQNSQDHGNQGGHANTGKHSGGGDHGPGINRSSILGIIGEHRDYWSPGPALPPGIQKNLARGKQLPPGIAKKLDGRLVGRLPHYDGYEWQQAGTDLILVALATGLIYEILDGAFD from the coding sequence ATGTTCAGATCTCGCTCGTTGATTACCGCTATCACCTGTCTTGCACTGGTGTCCGCTTCAGTGCCCGCATTGGCCGATCCTGATAACGGGAAGGGGCAAGGGAATGGCAAGGGAAAGCCGCAAAACAGCCAGGACCATGGCAACCAGGGTGGACACGCCAATACGGGTAAACATTCAGGGGGGGGCGATCACGGCCCAGGTATCAATCGTTCGAGCATCCTCGGCATTATTGGCGAGCATCGCGACTACTGGAGCCCCGGGCCGGCCTTGCCACCCGGTATTCAAAAAAACCTGGCCCGAGGCAAGCAGCTTCCGCCGGGCATCGCCAAGAAACTCGATGGCCGGCTGGTCGGCAGGCTGCCTCACTATGATGGTTACGAATGGCAGCAGGCGGGTACGGACCTGATATTGGTCGCGCTGGCCACCGGGCTCATTTATGAAATACTCGATGGCGCTTTCGATTGA
- a CDS encoding MFS transporter encodes MTTRDKAKWLRFLILILGGGTIYKLSSLKDAFYVPMQEFMGLTHTEIGLLLSANAIVATALFVVGGLLADRYDTRKLIPIGLIGTGGLGLYLATFPPFSNLLVVFSLLAVCADCFFWPSLLKAIRNLGDDQEQGRLFGLLEGGRGVIDTLVAFSALGVFVAMGSGETGLKSAILFYSVIDILAGTLTWFLLKGGSAQSIAKPKNGLANLLEAIKVPGIWLVSLNVFMVYIVYCGLTYFIPYLKEMYGLPVALVGAYGIINQYFLKILGGPAGGFIADKQFKSTSRYLKWAFLALLPLMGVILLIPKNPGFIYAGMAATLSFALIVFSMRGVFWAPMGEVGIPQHITGSAFGIGCLIGYAPGMFAYVIYGAILDHFPGQQGYNYVFSLMSLLAIVGFMVSSLLYRSVRNKSTASGAVSAAQA; translated from the coding sequence ATGACAACTCGTGACAAGGCCAAATGGCTCAGATTCCTGATCCTCATCCTCGGTGGTGGCACCATCTACAAGCTGTCGAGCCTCAAGGACGCCTTCTATGTGCCCATGCAAGAGTTCATGGGATTAACCCATACTGAAATCGGCTTGCTGTTGAGCGCCAACGCCATTGTCGCCACCGCGCTGTTTGTCGTCGGCGGTCTGCTGGCGGACCGCTACGACACGCGCAAACTGATTCCCATCGGCCTGATCGGTACCGGTGGCCTGGGCCTGTATCTGGCGACCTTTCCGCCGTTCAGCAATCTGCTGGTCGTGTTCAGCCTGTTGGCCGTCTGTGCCGATTGCTTCTTCTGGCCATCGCTGCTCAAGGCCATCCGCAACCTGGGCGACGACCAGGAACAGGGTCGGTTGTTTGGACTGCTGGAAGGTGGGCGTGGTGTGATCGACACGCTGGTGGCTTTTTCGGCGCTGGGCGTCTTCGTGGCCATGGGCTCCGGCGAGACCGGGCTGAAATCGGCGATCCTGTTTTACTCGGTCATCGACATTCTAGCCGGCACCCTGACCTGGTTCCTGCTCAAGGGCGGCAGCGCGCAGTCGATCGCCAAGCCGAAGAACGGTCTGGCGAATCTGCTGGAAGCCATCAAGGTGCCGGGTATCTGGCTGGTCAGCCTCAACGTGTTCATGGTCTACATCGTCTACTGTGGCCTGACTTATTTCATTCCCTACCTCAAGGAAATGTACGGGCTGCCCGTGGCACTGGTGGGCGCCTACGGCATCATCAACCAGTACTTCCTGAAGATCCTGGGCGGGCCGGCTGGCGGCTTCATTGCCGACAAGCAGTTCAAGAGCACCAGTCGCTATTTGAAGTGGGCATTCCTGGCCTTGCTGCCGCTGATGGGCGTGATCCTGCTGATCCCGAAAAACCCGGGGTTCATCTATGCGGGCATGGCCGCCACGCTGTCCTTCGCGCTGATCGTGTTTTCCATGCGCGGCGTGTTCTGGGCGCCCATGGGTGAAGTCGGCATCCCTCAACACATCACCGGTTCCGCCTTCGGCATCGGCTGCCTGATTGGCTATGCACCGGGGATGTTCGCTTACGTCATCTACGGCGCCATCCTCGACCATTTCCCGGGGCAGCAAGGCTACAACTACGTTTTCAGCCTGATGAGCCTGTTGGCCATTGTCGGATTCATGGTGTCCAGCCTGCTGTACAGGAGCGTGCGCAATAAATCCACGGCAAGCGGTGCGGTTAGCGCGGCGCAGGCTTGA
- a CDS encoding sugar phosphate isomerase/epimerase family protein yields MNNKIQERFNALLRHKAVGAGTPPPLTQALARQLLDRLGQLRLFAHAYPLLTNLTHGRVTPADLLDFAYRHELQGLSLHLLDGEENSLSQMTPAQLQAFADKANALGLAVHLEISSTLKKDVDQVIAIAKALGTRNIRVYSRYEGTLSRVMDVIESDLHYLAQQADEHDLFFDFEQHEELKSGEIAQLLTRLDHPRLHALFDFGNMINACEQPLQALRTLAPHIRQTHLKGVRIVPEHNGFGHYGVLQGSDEDDLPNARMLFELLMLGDSTPQVIAFILEQENHYVAPAFRQTLEAADPFITYREMSETALPAGYSLERMLADEHRWANNQVAYVRGLLAEFRTLAELTLDHCENA; encoded by the coding sequence ATGAACAATAAGATCCAAGAGCGATTCAATGCCTTGCTCCGCCACAAGGCTGTCGGGGCCGGAACACCTCCCCCGCTGACGCAGGCACTGGCCCGGCAACTGCTCGACCGGCTCGGGCAACTGCGCCTGTTTGCCCATGCCTATCCCTTGCTGACCAACCTCACCCATGGCCGCGTCACGCCTGCCGACCTGCTGGACTTCGCCTATCGCCACGAATTGCAGGGTCTGAGCCTGCATTTGCTGGACGGCGAGGAAAACAGCCTGAGCCAGATGACACCCGCACAGTTGCAGGCGTTTGCCGACAAGGCCAATGCGCTCGGGCTGGCGGTGCACCTGGAAATCAGCAGCACGCTGAAAAAAGATGTCGATCAGGTGATCGCCATCGCCAAGGCCCTGGGCACCCGCAACATCCGCGTTTACTCACGCTACGAGGGCACGCTGTCCCGGGTCATGGACGTGATCGAGTCGGACCTGCATTACCTCGCGCAGCAGGCCGACGAGCACGACCTGTTCTTCGACTTCGAGCAGCATGAAGAACTCAAGAGCGGCGAGATCGCGCAACTGCTGACCCGGCTCGACCATCCACGGCTGCATGCCTTGTTCGACTTCGGCAACATGATCAATGCCTGCGAACAGCCGCTGCAGGCGCTACGGACCCTGGCACCGCACATCCGCCAGACCCACCTCAAGGGTGTGCGCATCGTCCCCGAGCACAACGGCTTCGGCCACTACGGCGTGCTGCAGGGCAGTGACGAAGACGATCTGCCCAACGCCCGCATGCTGTTCGAACTGTTGATGCTCGGCGACTCAACCCCGCAAGTGATCGCGTTCATCCTCGAGCAGGAAAATCACTACGTCGCCCCGGCATTCCGCCAGACCCTCGAGGCGGCCGACCCCTTCATTACGTACCGGGAGATGAGTGAAACCGCACTGCCAGCCGGCTATTCGCTGGAACGAATGCTGGCCGATGAACACCGCTGGGCGAACAACCAGGTGGCCTATGTGCGAGGCCTGCTGGCCGAGTTCCGAACCCTGGCCGAACTGACGCTGGACCACTGCGAAAACGCCTGA